The following proteins come from a genomic window of Manduca sexta isolate Smith_Timp_Sample1 chromosome 6, JHU_Msex_v1.0, whole genome shotgun sequence:
- the LOC115444346 gene encoding uncharacterized protein LOC115444346, with translation MNIFTKVKLLVLILSTTVVSYSNSEDVIEERSIKKHSNFKFEDEITTNKDFSDEEARQYGLIYQDPNQPLRFPNEDQLGNQSYNPEEQKKKRRRRRRKPKSQAIQNPGYGYASPADAYPGGPDPYNPGFQVPGGVQRPRRRRPKSSIASEAFSSVLSALTSTALYDDKQCVPRMLCEAAGGGALGSSSLLQSVTGLQPLLTLLSAYNGITSSPLFVFGRAVFLGMTSKGNTGTCRYAYPYCPTDPEQLVHYLNNHNGGFFRFFSAPQLDRPHDLEQFYNQLSGQGYGFYQPNGSNQNYNQNVGHQGYGLQGSLYANQNDYGYGFNRAEERIQNKPNYTPVDNNYINDDDGTKWRFPDDEFEDDDNFYDNKQTNRGSRTLKFPDQNSQNTAYQQSYNPVNYDYNRREKNVKFIDNNYDRYPQDPRINDNRYTTNNFNKYPQDIRINYDRYHQSNTNKYPKDTRVNNDEYEFDYVHNFYVKKNKNEDVRTVYVVRGNGDPNHPEIVKVRPGESISK, from the exons ATG AATATTTTTACCAAGGTGAAATTGCTGGTACTAATACTCAGCACGACTGTTGTAAGCTATTCAAATTCTGAAGATGTTATTGAAGAGCGATCTATAAAGAAGCATTC aaattttaaattcgaaGATGAAATAACTACAAACAAAGATTTTTCTGATGAAGAAGCACGGCAGTATGGCCTTATATACCAAGATCCAAACCAACCTCTAAGGTTTCCAAATGAAGACCAACTTGGTAACCAATCTTACAATCCTGAAGAACAAAAAAAGAAACGCAGGAGACGTCGCAGGAAGCCTAAGAGCCAGGCTATTCAAAATCCTGGTTATGGATATGCCAGTCCAGCTGACGCATATCCAGGAGGACCTGATCCTTACAATCCAGGGTTTCAAGTGCCTGGCGGAGTTCAAA GGCCCCGCCGTCGCCGTCCAAAGTCCTCAATTGCCTCCGAAGCATTCTCCTCGGTCCTGAGCGCGCTGACTTCAACAGCCCTGTATGATGATAAGCAGTGCGTACCCAGGATGCTGTGCGAGGCGGCTGGTGGTGGAGCTCTCGGATCCTCGAGTCTCCTGCAATCTGTTACTGGTCTGCAACCTTTGCTGAC TCTCCTCTCTGCTTACAACGGCATCACGTCCTCACCTCTCTTCGTGTTCGGTCGAGCCGTCTTCCTTGGCATGACGTCCAAAGGCAACACTGGTACTTGCCGCTATGCCTATCCTTACTGCCCCACTGATCCCGAGCAGCTTGTTCACTACCTCAACAACCACAACGGAGGCTTCTTCAGGTTCTTCAGCGCCCCACAGCTAGATAGACCTCACGACTTAGAGCAGTTCTATAACCAGCTTTCTGGACAGGGTTACGGATTTTATCAACCGAATGGATCCAATCagaattataatcaaaatgttGGTCATCAGGGTTATGGACTGCAAGGCAGTTTGTACGCGAACCAAAATGATTATGGCTATGGTTTCAACAGAGCTGAAGAAAGAATCCAAAACAAACCTAATTATACTCctgttgataataattatataaatgacgaTGATGGAACAAAATGGAGATTTCCTGATGATGAATTTGAAGATGATGACAATTTTTACGATAACAAACAGACAAATAGAGGAAGTAGGACTTTGAAATTTCCCGATCAAAATTCCCAAAATACTGCATATCAACAATCATATAATCCCGTTAATTACGATTATAATAGACGTGAAAAGAATGTGAAATTCATAGATAACAATTATGATAGATATCCACAAGATCCTAGAATTAATGATAACAGATATAcgactaataattttaataaatacccgCAAGATATAAGAATTAATTACGATAGATATCATCAAtctaatacaaacaaataccCTAAAGATACGAGAGTAAATAATGACGAGTATGAATTTGATtatgttcataatttttatgtaaaaaagaataaaaacgaAGATGTTAGAACTGTGTACGTTGTAAGAGGTAATGGAGATCCAAATCATCCGGAAATTGTTAAAGTCAGACCAGGAGAATCTATATCGAAATGA